The DNA segment CTTTCAACTGCAGATAATACACCAACAGTTTGGAATTCATTACACATAGTTTCACATCTTCTACACATTACACATTTATTTGGATCTCTTATTATTGCTGCAGATATGTCTTTTTTATGTAATGACATTTTTCCAAAATATGGATTATTGTGAATATTCAATTCTGAAGATAAATCTTGTAATTCACATTCTCCATTTTTGGGACATTTTAAACAATCTTGTGGATGATCTGATAATAATAATTGTACTGCAGTTCTTCTTGCTTGAATAGCTCTTCTTGAATGAGTTTTAACAACTAAACCTTCAGCGACTGGTGTAGCACATGCAGGAGCTAAATTTCTTCTTCCCTCTATTTCAACCATACATACTCTACATGATGCTGGTTTATTTTCAACACCTATGTCTTCCAATTTCATATAACATAATGTAGGAACATATCCTCCAATTGATTTAACAGCATCCAACACTGTATAATTTTCAGGTACTTCAACTTCTTTACAATTTATAGTAATTTTAGGCATATTTCTTCCTCCTCCCTATATCTTTTCTATAGCGCCAAATCTACATGTTGCATAACAAGCGCCACATTTAATACATTTATCTTGATCGATTTCATGAGGTTGTTTAATTGAACCTTTAATTGCTTCAACAGGACATACTCTAGCACATGCTGTACATCCAACACATTTTTCTTTATCAATTTTATATGTAATTAAGTTTTTACATACTCCAGCTGGACATGTTCTATCAAGTACGTGAGCCTCATATTCATCTTTAAAATAATGCATTGTTGATAATATAGGGTTAGGAGATGTTTGTCCTAAACCACATAATGCAGAATCTTTTATAGTTTCTCCTAAAATTTTCATTCTATCTAAATCCTCAATTGTAGCTCTTCCTGATGTTATCTTATCAAGAATTTCTAATAATCTTACATTTCCAATTCTACATGGCGTACATTTTCCACATGATTCTTCAACTGAGAATTCTAAGTAGAATTTAGCAACATCTGGCATACATGTATTTTCATCCATTACAATCATACCACCAGAACCCATCATTGATCCTAATGCTGTTAATGTATCAAAATCTATTGGTGTATCTAAATATTCAGCAGGTATACATCCACCTGATGGACCTCCAGTTTGTACAGCTTTAAACTTTCTATTTTCTCTAATTCCTCCACCTATATCAAAGATAACTTCTCTTAATGTAATTCCCATTGGAACTTCAACAAGACCTACATTATTTACTTTACCTGCTAAAGCAAAAACCTTTGTTCCAGGAGATTTTTCTGATCCTAAACTTCTGAACCATTTTGCACCTTTTAATATAATAGGGGATACATTAGCAAATGTTTCAACATTATTTATAATAGTTGGTTTTCCCCATAATCCTTTATTTGCAGGGAATGGTGGTTTTGTTCTAGGTTCTCCTCTATAACCTTCAATAGAAGCTATTAAAGCAGTTTCTTCACCACAAACAAAAGCACCAGCACCAAGTCTTATTTCTAAATCAAATGAGAAATCTGTTCCAAATATATTTTCTCCTAATAATCCATATTCTTTTGCTTGATTAATAGCGTTTTGTAACCTTTTTACAGCTAAAGGATATTCAGCTCTGATATATACAAAACCTTTTTTTGCTCCTATAGCATATGCTGCAATAGCCATACCTTCAATAACTGAATGAGGATCTCCTTCTAAAACTGATCTATCCATAAATGCTCCAGGATCACCTTCGTCTGCATTACATACTACATATTTAATATCGCCTTGTGCTCTTTGAGCAAATGCCCATTTTAAACCAGTAGGGAATCCTCCTCCACCTCTTCCTCTTAATCCTGATTCTTTCATTTCTTCAACAAC comes from the Marinitoga litoralis genome and includes:
- the nuoF gene encoding NADH-quinone oxidoreductase subunit NuoF, which encodes MSSYKYHVLICGGTGCTSSKSELIKDNLENILKEKGLDNEVQVVRTGCFGFCEQGPIVKFLPDNTFYVQVKPEDAEELVNEHVIKGRKVERLLYVEPTEKEKIDESKKMPFYKKQIRVALRNAGLINPDDIDEYIANDGYQALAKALSMTPEEVVEEMKESGLRGRGGGGFPTGLKWAFAQRAQGDIKYVVCNADEGDPGAFMDRSVLEGDPHSVIEGMAIAAYAIGAKKGFVYIRAEYPLAVKRLQNAINQAKEYGLLGENIFGTDFSFDLEIRLGAGAFVCGEETALIASIEGYRGEPRTKPPFPANKGLWGKPTIINNVETFANVSPIILKGAKWFRSLGSEKSPGTKVFALAGKVNNVGLVEVPMGITLREVIFDIGGGIRENRKFKAVQTGGPSGGCIPAEYLDTPIDFDTLTALGSMMGSGGMIVMDENTCMPDVAKFYLEFSVEESCGKCTPCRIGNVRLLEILDKITSGRATIEDLDRMKILGETIKDSALCGLGQTSPNPILSTMHYFKDEYEAHVLDRTCPAGVCKNLITYKIDKEKCVGCTACARVCPVEAIKGSIKQPHEIDQDKCIKCGACYATCRFGAIEKI